One Methanofastidiosum sp. DNA segment encodes these proteins:
- a CDS encoding DUF373 family protein, translated as MFEKKILVLSVDRDNDLGEKTGIKGPLIGEKNILNAAMELGTADPTESDTNVLFRAIQVFRKLKKEETPCEVVALTGDIDVGVKSDIVLSDQLDQVLKKIKVKGVILVTDGREDENILPTLQSKVPIISIDRIVIQQSETIEETYFILHRYIKEVMEDRKLAGLMIGAPGLIFLLFGAAFLLGKPQLGWFGFLFVLGIYLFFKGFGIDNFLKREFSPKRVGFVFYLIAVLLGILGVWQSYYYLLQFPTWQSIPLVIATILSRIELIYVAFAIAMFGRFLEAYSTNKKEVMSTLALTFFTAVFSFILYQSANFILGSISLEILMIYLVVAGSLTVLFMRLTGKLRVKIMPEACS; from the coding sequence TTGGAGAAAAAACAGGCATTAAAGGACCGCTAATCGGAGAAAAAAATATCCTAAATGCCGCAATGGAACTTGGTACAGCTGACCCTACAGAATCTGATACAAATGTTCTTTTTAGAGCAATACAAGTTTTTCGTAAATTGAAAAAAGAAGAAACTCCTTGTGAAGTTGTAGCACTAACGGGAGATATTGATGTTGGGGTTAAATCAGATATAGTTCTATCCGATCAACTTGATCAAGTGCTTAAAAAAATTAAAGTTAAAGGAGTAATCCTTGTAACAGATGGTCGCGAAGATGAGAATATTCTACCAACTCTTCAATCAAAAGTTCCAATAATTTCTATAGATAGGATAGTGATACAGCAAAGTGAAACAATTGAAGAAACTTATTTCATCCTTCATAGGTATATAAAGGAAGTAATGGAAGACAGAAAACTTGCGGGGCTCATGATAGGAGCTCCAGGATTAATTTTTCTTCTTTTTGGCGCAGCCTTTTTGTTAGGTAAACCACAACTGGGGTGGTTTGGATTTTTGTTTGTTCTAGGGATTTACTTATTTTTCAAGGGATTTGGAATTGATAATTTCTTAAAAAGAGAGTTTTCTCCAAAAAGAGTTGGATTTGTATTCTATCTTATTGCAGTATTATTGGGGATTCTTGGAGTATGGCAGAGTTATTACTACCTTCTTCAGTTTCCAACTTGGCAGAGCATACCTCTAGTAATCGCAACAATTCTATCGCGGATTGAGCTGATATATGTAGCTTTTGCAATAGCAATGTTTGGAAGATTCTTAGAAGCTTACTCTACAAACAAAAAGGAAGTAATGAGCACACTTGCACTGACATTTTTCACTGCAGTATTTTCGTTTATCCTTTACCAGTCAGCCAATTTCATCTTAGGATCTATATCTTTAGAAATTCTAATGATTTATTTAGTCGTAGCTGGTAGCTTGACAGTCTTATTCATGAGATTAACAGGGAAATTAAGAGTAAAAATTATGCCCGAGGCCTGCAGTTAG